CCAGGCCGGAGAGGTCGCCCTCCTCCAGCTTGGTGGAGTCGATGAAGACGTTCTCCACCCGGACGTCGCTGGCGATGCCGCCGTGCACCAGCGCCTCGTTGAGGCTCTTGTAGCTCTCCTGCAGCTCGACGTACTTGCCCACCACGCCGATGCGCACCGTGCCGAAGCGCGGGCTCTTGACCTTCTCGACGATGGTCTCCCACTTCTCCAGCCGCGGGGCGCGGCTCCAGATGTTGAAGAGCTCGGCCAGCTTGTCGTCGAGCCCCTCGTGGTGCAGCTCGAGCGGCACCTCGTAGATGGACTTCACGTCCAGCGCGGTGAAGACCGCGCCCGGGTCGACGTTGCAGAAGAGGGCGATCTTGTCCTTCATGTCGCGCGGGATCTCGCGATCCGAGCGGCACAGCAGGATGTCGGGCTGGATGCCGATCTCGCGCAGCTCCTTGACCGAGTGCTGGGTCGGCTTGCTCTTGAGCTCACCGGCCGCGGCGATGAAGGGCACCAGGGTGAGGTGGGCGTAGACCACGTTCTCCTCGCCCACGTCGTACTTCATCTGGCGGATGGCCTCGAGGAAGGGCAGCGACTCGATGTCGCCCACCGTGCCGCCGATCTCGACGATGAGGATGTCGGCCACGCCGGCCGCCTCGCGGATGCAGGCCTTGATCTCGTCGGTGATGTGCGGGATCACCTGCACCGTCTTGCCCAGGTACTCGCCGCGCCGCTCGCGGTTGATGACGTTCTGGTAGATGCGCCCGGTGGTGTAGTTGTTCTTGCGGGTCATCTTGGCGGTGGTGAACCGCTCGTAGTGCCCCAGGTCCAGGTCGGTCTCGGCCCCGTCGTCGGTGACGAAGACCTCGCCGTGCTGGAACGGGCTCATGGTGCCCGGATCCACGTTGATGTACGGGTCGAGCTTGAGGTGCATCACCTCCAGGCCGCGGTTCTCCAGCAGCGCGCCGATGGAGGCGGCCGCCAGGCCCTTGCCGAGCGAGCTGACCACGCCGCCGGTCACGAACAGGTACTTCGTCTTCTTGCCCCGCTTCACCATGGCTCCGCTCCGTTTCGCCTAGACGTCCGCCGCCAGCAGGGCCTGGGCGCGCGCCAGGTCCTCCGGCGTGTCGATCCCGAAGCCGCGGTAGGCGGTGTCCGCCACCCGGATCCGGATCCCGTTCTCCAGCGCCCTGAGCTGCTCGAGCGCCTCCTCCCCCTCCAGCCGGCCGGGAGCGAGCCGCGCGAAGCGCTCCAGGAACGAGGCCGTGAAGGCGTAGATGCCGACGTGGGCGCGGCACAGCGGGCTGACCCCGCCGTCGCGCCGGTGCGGGATGGTGGCCCGCGAGAAGTAGAGGGCGTGGCCGGTCAGGTCGGTGACCACCTTGACCACCTGCGACCGCTCGGCCTCGCCCGCCTCGAGCGGGCGGGCCAGGGTGCCCATCTCGGCGTCGCTCCCGGCCATGGCCTGGAGCAAGG
This genomic interval from Anaeromyxobacter sp. contains the following:
- a CDS encoding CTP synthase — encoded protein: MVKRGKKTKYLFVTGGVVSSLGKGLAAASIGALLENRGLEVMHLKLDPYINVDPGTMSPFQHGEVFVTDDGAETDLDLGHYERFTTAKMTRKNNYTTGRIYQNVINRERRGEYLGKTVQVIPHITDEIKACIREAAGVADILIVEIGGTVGDIESLPFLEAIRQMKYDVGEENVVYAHLTLVPFIAAAGELKSKPTQHSVKELREIGIQPDILLCRSDREIPRDMKDKIALFCNVDPGAVFTALDVKSIYEVPLELHHEGLDDKLAELFNIWSRAPRLEKWETIVEKVKSPRFGTVRIGVVGKYVELQESYKSLNEALVHGGIASDVRVENVFIDSTKLEEGDLSGLDQVDAILVPGGFGIRGTEGKILAVRHARERKIPFFGICLGLQMAVIEFGRDVLGLDRANSLEFDEQTAHPVVTLMDGQKGVTQKGGTMRLGSYPCHLTEGTKARELYGKEVVEERHRHRFEFNNAYRAQYEAAGMIFSGLNTELGLVEMIELNNHPHFVGCQFHPEFKSKPFLPHPLFAGFVKAAREHRDALQRQPGAAVTKLPVGKA
- the kdsB gene encoding 3-deoxy-manno-octulosonate cytidylyltransferase produces the protein MRRVAVIIPARYGSSRFPGKPLAILAGSPVIAHVVRRARRARGVDVVAVATDDPRIAAAAEQAGAIAIMTGPAATGTDRVAEAARQLVPRAELVVNLQGDEPLIEPEAIEALLQAMAGSDAEMGTLARPLEAGEAERSQVVKVVTDLTGHALYFSRATIPHRRDGGVSPLCRAHVGIYAFTASFLERFARLAPGRLEGEEALEQLRALENGIRIRVADTAYRGFGIDTPEDLARAQALLAADV